In Vigna unguiculata cultivar IT97K-499-35 chromosome 3, ASM411807v1, whole genome shotgun sequence, a single genomic region encodes these proteins:
- the LOC114175214 gene encoding uncharacterized protein LOC114175214 translates to MTGAEAGGSGNLVIGHCLIAGKACFVLYDSGATHSFVSDACVKKLSLPMCELECELVVSIPTSGLVRTSSLCVRYQVEVERRKYKVNLICLPLQELEELRDGAQCFVIITHLGVEGGKMESAILVVQEFEDVFSEEVPGLPPHREVEFSINLVPETGPVSMAPYRMAPTELVELKKQIEELMAKQFI, encoded by the exons ATGACCGGAGCGGAGGCTGGAGgctcaggtaaccttgttatagGTCATTGTTTGATAGCTGGGAAAGCTTGTTTTGTACTATATGactctggagcgacacactcatttGTGTCAGATGCATGTGTGAAAAAGTTGAGTCTGCCGATGTGTGAGTTAGAGTGTGAACTTGTGGTGTCTATTCCGacatcgggtttggtcaggacgtcgtccttgtgcGTTAGGTATCAGGTGGAGGTAGAAAGGCGGAAGTACAAAGTGAATCTGATCTGTCTACCTCTACAAGAGTTGGaa GAACTGCGAGATGGTGCACAGTGCTTTGTGATCATCACACATCTAGGGGTGGAAGGAGGAAAGATGGAGTCTGCCATACTAGTGGTGCAGGAATTCGAGGATGTATTCTCCGAGGAGGTGCCAGGGCTACCTCCCcatagagaggtggagttctctatcaATCTAGTACCGGAGACGGGTCCGGTGTCGATGGCTCCATACCGAATGGCTCCGACAGAGTTGGTTGAACTTAAGAAACAGATTGAGGAGTTGATGGCGAAGCAGTTTATCTGA
- the LOC114175213 gene encoding uncharacterized protein LOC114175213, giving the protein MEDMIDDIREDNFKSAQLYESLKDDSEKSLYPDCTRFMRLSAILKLFNIKARNGWTDRSFTEFFELLHEMLPEGNILPTRHYEAKKILCPMGMEYQKIHVCPNDYILYRKEFETLTKCPRCRVSRFKVKDDDVDEDNMKKGPPAKVLWYLPIIPRFKRLFANVNDAKNLVWHANGRKRDGLLRHAADSPQWKKIDTLYPQFGSDPRNLRLGLVADGMNPYGNLSTKHSLWLFLLIIYNLPHWLSMKRKYMMLSIMISGPKQPGNDINVYLTPLIEDLRLLWDEGVEVFDAHGNDNFNVRALLFCIINDFPAYGNLSGYSVKGHYACPICEENTSYHQLKHGRKTCYIGHRKFLRRNHPYRRLKKAFNGFQKDKIAPPPLTGEEVYERVCQVNVTFGKILKKPIMKNIWKKNSIFFQLPYWAKLDVRHCIDVMHVEKNVCDSIIGTLLNIKGKTKDDVNSRKDLVEMGLRLELQPQAYGKRTYLPPACHTLSKVEKKSFCACLREMKVPQGYSSNIKSLVSMEDLKLVGLKSHDCHVLMQQLLPVGIRGILPMNVRQVITHLCIFFNSICQKVIEPNTLNDLENEVVIILCQLEMYFPPSFFDIMVHLIVHRVREIKICGLVFLRWMYPVERYMKILKGYVKNTYRPEASIIERYIAEEAI; this is encoded by the coding sequence ATGGAGGATATGATTGATGATATTAGAGAAGACAATTTTAAAAGCGCACAACTGTATGAGTCATTAAAAGATGATTCAGAAAAATCTTTATACCCCGATTGTACAAGATTCATGCGTTTGTCagcaatattaaaattatttaacatcaAGGCAAGAAATGGGTGGACCGATAGAAGTTTCactgaattttttgaattattgcATGAAATGCTCCCAGAGGGGAATATATTGCCAACCCGGCACTATGAAGCAAAGAAGATACTatgtccgatgggtatggagtaccAGAAAATACATGTTTGTCCAaatgattatatattatatagaaaaGAGTTTGAAACATTGACTAAGTGTCCAAGATGCAGGGTATCACGATTCAAAGTGAAGGATGATGACGTGGATGAAGATAACATGAAGAAGGGCCCTCCTGCAAAAGTGTTATGGTATCTTCCAATCATACCACGATTTAAACGTTTATTTGCCAATGTTAATGATGCAAAAAACCTTGTTTGGCATGCAAATGGAAGAAAGCGTGATGGATTGTTACGACACGCAGCTGACTCACCtcaatggaagaaaattgatacTCTTTATCCACAGTTTGGGAGTGATCCAAGAAATTTGAGGCTTGGTCTTGTAGCAGATGGGATGAATCCTTACGGTAATTTAAGTACCAAGCATAGTTTGTGGCTTTTTTTGTTGATCATTTACAACTTGCCTCATTGGTTGtctatgaagagaaaatacatgatgttatCAATAATGATATCAGGACCAAAGCAACCAGGAAATGATATTAATGTTTACCTAACTCCATTGATAGAAGATTTGAGATTGTTGTGGGATGAAGGAGTGGAGGTGTTTGATGCACATGGAAATGACAATTTCAATGTGCGAGCTTTGTTATTTTGCATAATCAATGACTTTCCGGCATATGGAAACTTAAGCGGTTATAGTGTGAAGGGACATTATGCTTGTCcgatatgtgaagaaaacacaagTTATCATCAACTCAAACATGGCAGGAAGACATGTTACATTGGTCATCGAAAATTTCTAAGACGTAATCACCCATATCGTAGGTTGAAAAAGGCTTTCAATGGATTTCAAAAGGATAAAATTGCACCTCCACCCTTAACTGGAGAAGAAGTTTATGAGCGAGTGTGTCAAGTCAATGTGACATTTGGAAAAATACTAAAGAAACCTATCATGAAAAACATTTGGAAGAAAAACTCAATATTCTTTCAACTTCCATATTGGGCCAAATTAGATGTCAGGCATTGTATTGATGTAATGCATGTGGAAAAGAATGTTTGTGATAGTATAATTGGGACATTGCTTAACATTAAAGGGAAAACAAAGGATGATGTAAATTCTCGTAAAGATCTAGTTGAGATGGGTCTTCGCTTGGAGTTACAACCACAAGCTTATGGTAAAAGGACTTATTTGCCTCCAGCATGTCATACTTTGTCAAAAGTTGAGAAGAAAAGTTTTTGTGCATGCCTCCGCGAAATGAAAGTACcacaaggatactcttcaaatattaagagTCTTGTTTCAATGGAAGATTTGAAACTTGTTGGCTTGAAATCTCATGACTGCCATGTTCTCATGCAACAACTTCTCCCAGTGGGTATTCGTGGCATCTTACCTATGAATGTAAGACAAGTCATCACTCATCtatgcatattttttaatagtatttgTCAGAAAGTAATTGAGCCAAACACATTAAATGACTTGGAAAATGAAGTTGTCATTATCTTATGTCAACTAGAAATGTATTTCCCTCcttcattttttgacatcatggtcCACTTAATAGTCCATCGAGTAAGGGAGATTAAAATATGTGGCCTTGTGTTTTTAAGATGGATGTACCCAGTTGAGCGATATATGAAGATattgaaagggtatgtgaaGAATACTTATCGACCAGAAGCATCTATTATTGAGAGATATATTGCTGAGGAAGCAATTTAG